Proteins encoded in a region of the Microbacterium neungamense genome:
- a CDS encoding ABC transporter permease subunit, with protein MTITEDQDARSDAPATPRQRRAARIAEAAGGGWGLILLKIVVLGLILALAVYAALVLIRMDQWVPAVLVVAAALLAVWIYSGRGRLPAKYLMPGLVFLFVFQVFAALYTGYVAFTNYGTGHNSTKESAVNALMLSAQERVPDSPEYELTILDQLGELSFLVTDPDGEVLIGGEDRPLEEVDDAEMRGGKAVALDGYTTLEFAEIVANQERISEMAVPLSDDPNDGALRTPDGSIAYVYTSTLVYDEAAGTMTDTRTGVVYSDIGTGAFTAEDGTELKPGWQIVVGFDNFTRAFAEESIRGPFLSVLVWTFAFALLSVLTCFALGLFLAIVFNDPRMKSKKYYRVLMILPYAFPGFLSALVWAGMMNQEFGFLNVVLFGGADIPWLTNEWLAKASIILVNLWLGFPYMFLICTGALQSIPEDVQEAARVDGASAWQVFRSIKLPLLLVAVAPLLISSFAFNFNNFSLIYMLTGGGPRDVTAGVNVGATDILITMVYKVAFVGSSADYGLASAFSIIIFILVATISVLAFRRTKALEDLN; from the coding sequence ATGACGATCACCGAGGATCAGGACGCCCGGTCCGACGCCCCCGCCACACCCCGACAGCGCCGGGCCGCCCGCATCGCCGAGGCCGCCGGCGGCGGCTGGGGCCTCATCCTGCTGAAGATCGTGGTGCTCGGGCTCATCCTGGCGCTCGCGGTCTACGCCGCCCTGGTGCTCATCCGCATGGACCAGTGGGTGCCCGCGGTGCTCGTCGTCGCGGCGGCGCTGCTCGCCGTCTGGATCTACTCCGGACGAGGCCGGCTGCCCGCGAAGTACCTGATGCCGGGGCTCGTCTTCCTGTTCGTGTTCCAGGTGTTCGCCGCGCTGTACACCGGGTACGTCGCATTCACGAACTACGGCACCGGTCACAACAGCACCAAGGAGAGCGCCGTCAACGCGCTCATGCTCTCCGCTCAGGAGCGGGTGCCCGACTCGCCCGAGTACGAGCTGACGATCCTCGACCAGCTCGGCGAGCTCTCCTTCCTCGTCACCGATCCCGACGGAGAGGTCCTCATCGGCGGTGAGGACCGCCCCCTCGAGGAGGTCGACGACGCCGAGATGCGCGGCGGCAAGGCCGTCGCCCTCGACGGCTACACCACGCTCGAGTTCGCCGAAATCGTCGCCAACCAGGAGCGCATCTCCGAGATGGCGGTGCCGCTCAGCGACGACCCGAACGACGGCGCGCTGCGTACGCCGGACGGCTCCATCGCCTACGTGTACACCTCGACGCTGGTGTACGACGAGGCCGCCGGCACCATGACCGATACCCGCACCGGCGTGGTGTACTCCGACATCGGCACCGGCGCGTTCACCGCCGAGGACGGCACCGAGCTCAAGCCCGGATGGCAGATCGTCGTCGGCTTCGACAACTTCACCCGCGCCTTCGCCGAGGAGTCGATCCGCGGCCCGTTCCTGTCCGTCCTGGTCTGGACCTTCGCGTTCGCGCTGCTGTCCGTGCTCACCTGCTTCGCCCTCGGCCTGTTCCTGGCGATCGTGTTCAACGACCCGCGGATGAAGTCGAAGAAGTACTACCGGGTGCTGATGATCCTGCCCTACGCCTTCCCCGGCTTCCTCTCGGCGCTGGTCTGGGCGGGCATGATGAACCAGGAGTTCGGGTTCCTCAACGTCGTCCTCTTCGGCGGCGCCGACATCCCGTGGCTCACCAACGAGTGGCTGGCCAAGGCCAGCATCATCCTGGTCAACCTGTGGCTCGGCTTCCCGTACATGTTCCTCATCTGCACGGGCGCGCTGCAGTCGATCCCCGAGGACGTGCAGGAGGCCGCGCGCGTCGACGGCGCGAGCGCCTGGCAGGTGTTCCGCTCGATCAAGCTGCCGTTGCTGCTGGTGGCGGTCGCCCCGCTGCTGATCTCCTCGTTCGCCTTCAACTTCAACAACTTCAGCCTGATCTACATGCTCACCGGCGGCGGTCCGCGCGACGTCACCGCGGGCGTGAACGTGGGCGCCACGGACATCCTCATCACCATGGTGTACAAGGTCGCCTTCGTCGGATCCAGCGCCGACTACGGTCTGGCCAGCGCCTTCTCGATCATCATCTTCATCCTCGTCGCGACCATCTCGGTCCTCGCGTTCCGGCGCACCAAGGCCCTGGAGGATCTGAACTGA
- a CDS encoding sugar ABC transporter substrate-binding protein, with translation MKVTKRSILVFGAIASVSALALTGCGAGSTGGDADDKGDAGAITVWVDADRAGVLKDAAKDFTADTGVEVKLVQKEFGDIRDQFVQQVPTGKGPDVAVGAHDWLGVLVDNGVVAPVELGDRAGEFEKVAVDAFSYDGQVYGVPYAIENIGLLRNADLVPEAPTSYDDMIAKGKAAGTEYAFLVGLDPEAADPYHLYPFQTSFGAPVFGTKADGSYNAEDLQIGNDGGKAFATWLGEQGKAGILNTNITGDLARENFNAGKAPFFLTGPWNAPSATEAGLNVVVDPIPSAGGQPAQPFAGVQGFFLSSESKNKLAASEFLLNYIGSEEVQTALYEVGGRAPALTAAFEAAVESDPLTAGFGAVGADAVPMPSIPEMGAVWQYWGVTEAAIINGTGGDPVALWEKMAADVQAAISK, from the coding sequence ATGAAGGTGACCAAGAGGAGCATCCTCGTGTTCGGCGCCATCGCGTCCGTCTCCGCCCTGGCGCTGACCGGCTGCGGTGCCGGCTCCACCGGCGGCGACGCGGACGACAAGGGCGACGCGGGCGCGATCACGGTCTGGGTCGACGCAGACCGCGCGGGCGTCCTGAAGGACGCCGCCAAGGACTTCACCGCCGACACCGGCGTCGAGGTCAAGCTCGTCCAGAAGGAGTTCGGCGACATCCGCGACCAGTTCGTCCAGCAGGTCCCGACCGGCAAGGGTCCGGACGTGGCCGTCGGCGCGCACGACTGGCTCGGCGTGCTCGTCGACAACGGCGTCGTCGCCCCGGTCGAGCTCGGCGACCGCGCCGGCGAGTTCGAGAAGGTCGCGGTCGACGCGTTCAGCTACGACGGCCAGGTGTACGGCGTCCCCTACGCGATCGAGAACATCGGCCTGCTTCGCAACGCCGACCTCGTGCCCGAGGCGCCCACCTCCTACGACGACATGATCGCCAAGGGCAAGGCCGCCGGCACCGAGTACGCGTTCCTGGTCGGTCTCGACCCCGAGGCCGCCGACCCGTACCACCTGTACCCCTTCCAGACCTCCTTCGGCGCTCCCGTGTTCGGCACCAAGGCCGACGGCAGCTACAACGCCGAGGACCTGCAGATCGGCAACGACGGCGGCAAGGCGTTCGCCACCTGGCTCGGCGAACAGGGCAAGGCCGGCATCCTGAACACGAACATCACCGGCGATCTCGCGAGGGAGAACTTCAACGCCGGCAAGGCGCCGTTCTTCCTCACCGGGCCGTGGAACGCTCCGTCCGCGACGGAGGCCGGTCTGAACGTCGTCGTCGACCCGATCCCGTCCGCCGGCGGTCAGCCGGCGCAGCCGTTCGCCGGTGTGCAGGGCTTCTTCCTGAGCTCGGAGAGCAAGAACAAGCTGGCCGCCAGCGAGTTCCTCCTCAACTACATCGGCTCGGAAGAGGTGCAGACGGCCCTCTACGAGGTGGGTGGACGCGCCCCCGCGCTGACCGCCGCCTTCGAGGCCGCCGTCGAGAGCGACCCCCTCACCGCCGGATTCGGCGCCGTCGGAGCGGACGCCGTCCCGATGCCCAGCATCCCCGAGATGGGCGCCGTGTGGCAGTACTGGGGCGTGACCGAGGCCGCGATCATCAACGGCACCGGCGGCGACCCGGTCGCCCTGTGGGAGAAGATGGCCGCCGACGTGCAGGCCGCGATCAGCAAGTGA
- a CDS encoding YajQ family cyclic di-GMP-binding protein, with protein sequence MADSSFDIVSKVDRQEADNALNQARKEVEQRYDFKGTGASIAWSGEQIVITANSEERAKAVLDVFQSKLIKRGISLKSLDSGEPVASGKEFRIVSSLKNGISSENAKKIGKIIRDEGPKSVKSQIQGDELRVQSKSRDDLQEVIRLLKAADLDIDLQFVNYR encoded by the coding sequence ATGGCTGACAGCTCCTTCGACATCGTCTCCAAGGTCGACCGCCAGGAGGCGGACAACGCGCTCAACCAGGCCCGCAAGGAGGTCGAGCAGCGCTACGACTTCAAGGGCACCGGCGCATCCATCGCGTGGAGCGGCGAGCAGATCGTGATCACCGCCAACTCGGAGGAGCGGGCCAAGGCCGTGCTGGATGTCTTCCAGTCGAAGCTGATCAAGCGCGGCATCTCCCTGAAGAGCCTCGACTCCGGCGAGCCGGTCGCCAGCGGCAAGGAGTTCCGCATCGTCTCGAGCCTGAAGAACGGCATCTCGAGCGAGAACGCGAAGAAGATCGGCAAGATCATCCGCGACGAGGGTCCGAAGTCGGTGAAGTCGCAGATCCAGGGCGACGAGCTGCGCGTGCAGTCCAAGAGCCGCGACGACCTGCAGGAGGTCATCCGCCTCCTCAAGGCCGCCGACCTCGACATCGACCTGCAGTTCGTCAACTACCGCTGA
- a CDS encoding alpha/beta hydrolase has translation MGEWVADVLGDGFEQQTLTLGDDEEGPVVATLVRALPDAVPWWRFGQDTRPLADVDVLYVHGWSDYFFQRRLARFWTSRGARFFALDLRKYGRSLRPGQTPGYITNLDAYDEDIAAALAAMSDAPSRRLVLFGHSTGGLILSLWAARHPDAASAVILNAPWLEFQLGAARPAIAPMIELSARFWPRDAAPQVDLGFYTRAQREVADPDDPMDINPEWRPELTMTVHAAWLHAILAGHARVSAGLGIRVPVCVLLSERTAIPTRWSEELTRADSVLVVDDIARAALRLGSSVTVERIDGALHDVFLSRREARNEAYFRLERWVTGWNAARHVRPPATEAPQAEAERMPVA, from the coding sequence ATGGGGGAGTGGGTAGCGGACGTCCTCGGCGACGGGTTCGAGCAGCAGACGCTGACGCTCGGCGACGACGAGGAAGGGCCGGTCGTCGCGACCCTCGTCCGCGCGCTGCCGGATGCCGTGCCGTGGTGGCGCTTCGGCCAGGACACGCGGCCCCTGGCCGATGTCGACGTGCTCTACGTGCACGGCTGGTCGGACTACTTCTTCCAGCGTCGGCTGGCCCGGTTCTGGACCTCGCGCGGCGCCCGCTTCTTCGCGCTCGACCTGCGCAAGTACGGCCGCAGCCTGCGCCCCGGGCAGACGCCCGGCTACATCACCAACCTCGACGCCTACGACGAGGACATCGCCGCGGCGCTCGCCGCGATGTCGGATGCCCCGTCCCGCCGGCTCGTGCTCTTCGGTCATTCCACGGGCGGGCTCATCCTCAGTCTGTGGGCGGCACGGCATCCGGATGCCGCGTCCGCGGTGATCCTGAACGCGCCGTGGCTCGAGTTCCAGCTCGGCGCCGCGCGCCCCGCGATCGCTCCGATGATCGAGCTGAGCGCACGGTTCTGGCCCCGTGACGCGGCGCCGCAGGTCGACCTCGGCTTCTACACGCGGGCGCAGCGCGAGGTGGCCGACCCGGACGACCCGATGGACATCAACCCCGAATGGCGCCCCGAGCTGACGATGACCGTGCACGCGGCCTGGCTGCATGCGATCCTCGCCGGGCACGCGAGGGTCTCCGCGGGCCTCGGCATCCGTGTGCCGGTGTGCGTGCTGCTGTCGGAGCGCACGGCGATCCCGACGCGCTGGTCTGAGGAGCTCACCCGCGCCGACAGCGTGCTCGTCGTCGACGACATCGCGCGCGCCGCGCTCAGACTCGGGTCGTCCGTCACCGTGGAGCGGATCGACGGTGCGCTGCACGACGTGTTCCTCTCCCGGCGGGAGGCGCGGAACGAGGCGTACTTCCGGCTGGAGCGCTGGGTCACCGGATGGAACGCCGCGCGCCACGTGCGCCCGCCGGCGACGGAGGCGCCGCAGGCCGAGGCGGAGCGGATGCCGGTGGCCTGA
- a CDS encoding GntR family transcriptional regulator, producing the protein MDGDWSGLIPPSKRLLAEEVFLEIGSAIVDGRIPAGTRLRDADLAAQYNVSRTPVREALQRLERIGLVEMAPSRFTRVTEPTPEAIDDAREYAGYQTGIVCAMAVGRMSAAERAHARRIIERIRAAGADAEASSKARWELFEHLGRCSGNRIQRELTAESSMALLRHLRLWRPTAEQRAMAEEGLDALEEAILDGDAAAAEQAARLMYGVRGAEDAASEASDAADPAERTG; encoded by the coding sequence ATGGATGGGGATTGGTCGGGGTTGATCCCGCCGTCGAAACGGCTGCTGGCCGAAGAGGTGTTCCTGGAGATCGGCTCGGCGATCGTCGACGGCCGCATCCCGGCGGGCACCCGCCTGCGCGACGCCGACCTCGCGGCGCAGTACAACGTGTCGCGGACGCCGGTCCGGGAGGCGCTGCAGCGCCTGGAGCGGATCGGCCTGGTCGAGATGGCGCCGAGCCGGTTCACGCGCGTCACCGAGCCGACGCCCGAGGCCATCGACGACGCGCGCGAGTACGCCGGGTATCAGACCGGCATCGTCTGCGCGATGGCGGTGGGCCGGATGTCGGCCGCGGAGCGGGCGCACGCCCGGCGCATCATCGAGCGCATCCGCGCGGCAGGCGCCGACGCCGAAGCCTCGTCGAAGGCGCGATGGGAGCTGTTCGAGCATCTCGGGCGCTGTTCCGGCAACCGCATCCAGCGCGAGCTCACCGCGGAGTCGAGCATGGCCCTGCTGCGCCACCTGCGCCTGTGGCGTCCGACCGCCGAGCAACGGGCGATGGCCGAGGAGGGCCTCGACGCTCTCGAGGAGGCCATCCTCGACGGCGACGCCGCGGCGGCCGAGCAGGCGGCGCGCCTCATGTACGGCGTGCGCGGTGCGGAGGACGCGGCGAGCGAGGCATCCGACGCCGCGGACCCGGCGGAGCGCACCGGCTGA